The nucleotide sequence ttaggtttaagtagttctaagtcctaggagactggtgctcacagtcatttgaacaattttgctaaTGATGAAAATTACGTTGTGTGACAAAGGCAATGTGGAGCTTCtcggcagaatcggcgaagaaagagcccatgaaaacactgacaagaacaagggacagaTTTGTGGGACATAAAAGGAACGAATTCGATGGTAGCAGAGGCAGGGTAATGCTGTGGGGAATGACAGTGgttgattgattaattaattaagtaTGGTGTAAGTGGGAGGTTCAGGTGAAGAGGGTGTAAATCGtgaggaccgcatcaaaccagtcagtaacttTCATAGAGCCTTAACTGTGGTACACTAGGAACACCACTTCGAAAGATTCAGCCTTTGTtcggttcaaaaacggttcaaatggctctgagcactatgagacttaacttctgaaatcatcagtcccctagaactacttaaagctaactaaccttaggacatcacacacaaccatgcccgaggcaggattcgaacctgcgaccgtagcggtcgcgcggttccagactgtagcgcctagaaccgctcggccactccggccggctttgttcgGTTGGTGTGATATCTAGATGTAGCGAGTAAGCCGGGCGCGTCCTTGAGACGCAGCTGTCGCAACGCGAGCAATTCACCGAAACCGAAGGTCGCGCCGCGGGTGTAGGGTCCTGCGGCTGTCGGCCGGTGGGTGCCACCAGGTGACACGCCGGCGTTTTTGCGGGGCCGCTCCCCGCGCAGACATCCGCCGCCTCCAAGGCCGGCCGCGCCGTGCCAGCCGCGCCGGCCTTCCGGCTCACAGCGCGTCGCCTGCGCGCCACTATAAGAGGGCGCGGCGCGCCTCCAGCCGCCAGAGTTCAGCTTCCAGCCAGCAGCCTCCAGCCATGCAGCCACTCTCTGCCCTCAGCGCCCTCCTGCTGGCGCTGGTCGCTCCCTCCTGGGCCACCACCAACGGCCGCGGCATCGTCTACGAGATCCACGACGTGCCCGACAAGGGCGAGGCCATCGCCACCGCACAGAGCTACCCCgtgggcgtcggcgtcggcgtcggcgggctCGGCTTGGGATACGGGGGAGGACTGGGAGGAGCAGGTGAGTCAGTATGTGGCCGATGTTCTGGCGCTGCAGGATTACTGACACACAAAACCATCAACTGCCGTGAAAAGTTTATTACACCTGCCAGTTTCGGTTGTGCaaatcatcttcgtctacatccatactccgcaagccacctgacggtgtgtggcggagggtactctatcggttctcccttctattccaatctcgtattgttcgtgggaagaaagattgtcggtatgcctctgtgtgggctctaatctctctggttttatcctcatggtctcttcgcgagatgtacgtaggaggcagcaatatactgcttgactcctcggtgacggtatgttctcaaaacttcaacagaagcccgtaccgagctactgagcgtctctcctgcagtctacgactggagtttatcatctccgtgacgctttcacgattactaaatgatcctgtaacgaagcgcgttgctctccgttgaaccttccctatctcttctatcaaccctatctggtacggatcccacactggtgaggagtattcaagcagcgggcgaacaagtgtaccgtaacctacttcctttgttttcggattgcatttccttagattcttccaatgaacgtctggcatctgctttaccgacgattaactttatatgatcattccattttaaatcactcctaacgcctactcccagataatttatggaactaactgcttccagttgctgacctgctatattatagctaaatgataaaggatctttctttctatgtattcgcagcacattacacttgtctacatcagGCGACTGAAAGTTTTCAGTTACAGTATTCGCATTTATACGTGCATGACGATCAACTGCACCCCTTTTTCAGTTCCTTTTTAATTGATCAGTCTTCTGGCTTGTTTGATGTGGTCCGTACGAACTTCCAACTTCTTCATCTGAATCTACCCTAGGTACCGTAATTAATAATTCAACCACTGTCTTCCCCACAGGTTTACTCTCTGCAGTTCCCTTTAGTACCATCGAATTCATTCCCTTATGTCGCTTAAAATTGTCCGGGGTTCTTGGCAGTATTTTCCATGTGCTATTTTTGCGCCGATTTTGCGGAGGGCCTCCGCGTTTCCTTTATCACgctacctaattttcagcatccttcaaatggttcaaatgggtctgagcactatgggactcaacttctgaggtcatcagtcccctagaacttagaactacttaaacctaactaacctaaggacatcacacacatccatgcccgaggcaggattcgaacctgcgaccctagcggtctcgcggttccagactgtagcgcctagaaccgcgcggccactccgaccggcttcaaCATCCTTCTATCGCACTAAATctgaaacgcttctattctcttctactaCCAACACAATATTGCGCTCTCAAAATTCATTCTTATAGATTCATTCCTAAATTAAGGccgtgtttgataatagtagacttctcttgagcaGTAATGTCCTCCTTACCTCTGACAGTGTTCTTTTTATGACCTAACTCCTGCTCTTACATGATCTTTAGCTTCCATGGTCCTGTAATTCCATACACCATCTACTTCCTGGTCTCTGCATATCatgttatcactaatctcatttcttgtACTCGGTGGATTTGGATATGGAAAAAGCATGTTGTCAGCATGCCgccctcccggctgttgtcagttttagtTACCGCAGCCACTAtcactcagtcaagtagctccacaaCTGGCaccacatctgtcaacagctctcggcagacctggacggtcactCATCCAACTGCTAGACATACCCGACTGCGCTTAGCTTTGGTGATCCGATGCGAACCGGTGCTACCAGCACAGAAACGCTGTTGACATATTGTCAAaggattatatatatatttacctttctttaaccagcatcgcctcgtgtgttcctacctTTCCCTGGAACTTGAACTGATCTACCTGTCATCGTCTTCTctaatttttccaatttttccgtTCATCGAtaagtaattcgtgttagtattttccaactaTGGCCTGTTAAGCTGATACTCCGGTAAAATTCACACCAATCAGGCTGTGTCTCCCAAACGTATCAACAACTCTGGGGGAATATCGTTGCCTTcacgtatcaaaaatggttcaaatggctctgagcactatgcgagttaacttctgaggtcatcagtcgcctagaacttagaactgattaaacctaactaatctaaggacatcacacacgtccatgcccgaggcaggattcgaacctgcgaccggagcggtcgctcggttccagactgtagcgcctagaaccgcacggccactccggccggccttcacgTATCTTCCAGCCCATCTTCACttacttctctatctacaataCCATTCTCAAGTTCGGTTCTTTTACCTTCTGCGTATTCCTAATACCCTTCTGCATTCCATTCTTTGCTTGCCACCTGCACACCTTGAAATTCACAcagttgtttcctttttttttcataagGTGTAAAGTGATACAAAGCTGTGAAGTAATGGAATCACAGACTGTTTTGTAGTTAAGTGGCTGGCTGTGGCAAGTTAtcagagccgctcggtcacaggtCTGGGCAGCTACTACCCCGTGGCCGCCTACGGCGTCGGCGGTctgggcggcgtcggcgtcggcgtcggcggcgtgGGCGGCctgggcggcgtgggcggcggcggcggcttcgcGTCCGGCAAGGCGCTCAACAGCTACGGGGGCGGCGGCTACGCCGGCGGCCTGTCCGGGGGCGGCGGCCTGGCGCAGAGCGGCGGCTACGCGGCCGGCGGCGGCAAGAAGGGCGAGGCGGGCGCGCTGTCCAGCGTCGCCTTTTCCGGCGGGCAGGGCGCACGCGCCGTCAACAAGGCCGACCAGGGCTTCTACGGCGGCGCCGCCGGCGGGCTCAACAACTACAACCAGGGCGGCGCCTTCCAGCACGGCCTGGCTCGCGGCCAGCAGGGTGAGTCCTCACACAGGTCTCTGGCAGGTTATTAACAGCACGCTGCAAAACCACTGCCAAACGTTCCCAGCTGGGAGTCTCTACGCCCCACCAACACCTCGCCCGATAGTTGGCTGAACGTCAAATGGCATGGGATAGGCTGTTGCCATAGGATAGGCTACGCTAGACTCGGTTTGAGTAGGCGTCGGAAGGCCGAACGATAACGATTGACCGCCAAGTCATATTCAGCTGACAGGCGTCACCAGATGCTAATATGGGCATGTGGTCAAGAGACCGTTCTTCCGGCCGCTGTCAGTTCTCTTGACAGGAGCCGCTATTTCTTAAGCAAATAGCACTTCAATTGGCGTCACAAAGCTAAGTGCGCTCCACTTGCCAGCAGCGTTCGTCAGActcggacagtcacccatccaacaactagccaagcccgacagcgctgaacttcgtcGATACGACGGGAACTGgcgttaccactgcgccaaggcgTTTGGATACCTATTGAGGTATGGAACAGAAATTATACAAAACGAACTTAAAAAAGCGCCACTAACCAAGGCACACCCCTTAACTGCTACCTGGCCGTCACGTTACCCTCCACTACCGATGTACGCCATGGAAGTTAAGTGGCGTGAGTCTGCCAGGTGTGTGCATGGAACCACTGCAGTACTTTCGGTCGACATGGAGACGTCATCAAATGGCAGGGGGAAACCGTACTGTTGTTCCTGTGTTGTTGTAATGTACTTCGCCGTGTCCTTCTGACATACATGCAAAGTACaccagaacaacacaggcactgcaatagagTATTTCACGCCTAATAACTGGGCTTCATGTTTAATTACTTGTCTGGTTCTTTAAAGGACTCTTAGTATCTGTGCGAGTGTAGGATTTAGACAAAAGgggtgacgtatggaagtttgggccgATATGGGGAGCGTGTTCGGGTGGCCGAGGCGGTCAAAGCGACCACACGCGAGACAAGTGGAcgatccgcgttcgagtcccggctcGTGCACATATTTTCGTTGTCACCAATGCATATTGCAGCCAAAGTTTAACAATATTCGCAAAGATTGGGCACAACACACAGAGATTTGAAAGTAGTTGGATGGAAGTGTTTAGTATGGTCCAACGAGTCGTGATTTTGTAGTAACAATTCTGATCTTTTCATCGATGGGATCTGACAGATTCCATGTAACAATCACACAGAAtcgctgaagaaaaatgaagaaaaagacggatggaacaaacgaacaaagagagtGGTAAATCGCGAATCTAAAGCCGGGAATGTTGCGGGATCGAATCCCGGCCGGACCAtggaattttcagttttctttcaaaCTAGCGTTCATCTGCCAATCATGAGAAAATTGACCAGGAACGACACGTGGCTCGGACTCCACATTGAAGTGTGGGTTCCTTTTCCGCCGTAGCCCCGTTGTGAAGCAACAGAGCGTTGAGCTACGAGGAAAAAATTCTGCGCAATATCGTTTGGCGTATTTGTGTAGAAGTGTAACGCATGATATTTCAAGTATGCCAGCAGCCGCCTGGTTCTGATTATTGCCTTTATACGCATTGCCATACATTTACTTCAGACTCCATTGTAAAGTAGCTGCTCCTTTACTCCTATACATGAGTGTAGTTTGAAGGTATGGCGGTAGTTTCCGTGAAACTTTTCAAACAGCCGCATAATGTTTGGTTCTGGCTATGATTACGTATTCTGCATGATATCGTTGAATCACATTGCCATAAATATAGAACATACCCATTTAGAGAAGCGTGTGACATTTCACGGAAGCTTCGATACAGAGGCCAGAATGTAATTGCAAGTTCGGATACCGTCAGACAAATTGCCTACATCATATGGCTTCAAGTGTATGGCTAGCGTCATTTGTCACGTGAGAATGACAGCAGCGCAGAAACTAGTAACGTAAGTGATTTTCCAGTATCGTAACGGGCAACATGTGCTCGGAACGAGACCAACGCCGACAGTGACGGATTGGAAGTTAAGGTGCTGTTACTTTCGAAACAgaatgcaggagagcttctataaagtttggaaggtaggagacgaggtactggcagaagtaaagctgtgagtacctggcgtgagtcgtggtagggtagctcatatggtaaggcacttgcccgcgaaaggcaaaggtcccgagttcgagtctcggtcgggcacacagttttaatctgccaggaagtttcagaatgcgTTATAATTAGCTAACGTTTCAGTTAACAGCCATCGCGCAAGTACGTAGGTGTGACAGTGACAGCAAATTTACAGTAGTACAGGAGACGGACATCTCAATTTCAAAATCCACTGCGGGAAACGTTTGACAGTGTGACAGCACATGGGAACACCTGAATGTTGACTAGGAGAGTTGAAACTCAAAGTAAGATTTATGTGGTGAGGGGACCTAAAATTTCAAGTAATTCATAGGAGAATGTTACGAAGACATGATCACAGCCTCATTAGCAAGAGACTGATTTATCAGCGGGCAGATGGATTTAAAAGCGGACGTACATGTTGACAAGCCATGGATGTGTCTTCTCTAGCAGTTTGCGCCACATGAAACTGTGGATCTGGCCTGACGCCATGATGGCTAACTATCGACCTGTTTCTTTAACTGGTTTGGGTCACGAAACCGACTATCAGTATCGGATTTGCTCATATCGTTGGTGTGAAGAATCATGATCTCTGTAAACAGTCAGCTTCGCAGACGTCTTCGATGAAAAAAGACTACGCGTGTGTGTATATTACATTCCACAGTCTATTCAGTATAGTTAAACTCAGGCCGAACGTGGGTGGCTTGGTGACATGTGTTTTAACAGTTGACAGAACCTGGGTACGTTATTATGAGCCAGAGAGCAAAAAACGTTTGGCGGTACCCGTCTTCCCAAGtatataaaattttgaagttttgacCCCTTCAGTTAGTCGTCCTGTAGAGAACCGCTGCAAAGACGGTCGAAATGTCAGTTGCTTTTACTATTCTGTAATGACGAGGGATAGTACCAAGAATAATTTCATTACAAATGGTACCTTCCCCTTATAGGATCATTTCCACGGTCCTCCGTAGTAAGAACAGCCAAATACTGACCACTATGGACAGCGTGCGGCACAATGCAATGTTGGAGAAGGAATTATAAAAAGATTCTTTTTTTGGAGTCTTATTAAAAATGAGTGTTTGCTACTAATTTTTCCTCTTCTACTTCGTGTTCCTGGTCTTCAGTTTGTAAATCTGGTGGACCTGAAGCCCCTTGTAATAAGCCAATGAACAAGCTAACGCATTTCCACGTCGGCAGGACACCAAAATGAATTGTGAAAAAGTGGGGACCAAATGACTAGTCTCTTTACAGAGATATCGGGACCAACTTAAGATTTTTCAAATGGAGTTTCTGGTGCCAGTACCGCAATCCTAAAAAAATTCAACggcgtttcactcttcaaaatacGATTACGTGCGACTGGTGTTGAGCTCAATTAGATGTGGGCTTAATAGgaagtttacatttcaaacacatttgtacGAACTAGTACAGTGATTCATATTCGAGCCGATGGCGTCTTCTACCCACACTTCCGCAATTATCTCGCGAACGCCATCTGAAGCTGATGCTGAGTGTTTCTGTCTGAATCAGTCCTTCCTCACAACTCTTACTCCCAGAAAGTACAGAGAGTTGCTGTAACTTTTCACGCTAGTACGGAAACTTAAATTTCCGGTACAGTTGAGCACAACTACAGCTCTGTCACCGCATACCTGTGGCCAGTACACAGTCTAAACCAGAccaccaccgacaaactttcagagacgGCAATGTGGACTAAAACAAGACAGAAGAGTTGTGTAAAGTGCATATCGTAAGAGCTGTGAGTACTTGTttttcttcgttactgtgaaacgtaTCCATTCTATGCAAAGCTCCTTACTTTCCTTGTCTTTAGAAGTGATAGCGTAGACGGAAACATGAGAAAAATATCCAGTTAACATGGACGCTAACGCACATACGTTACGAGCTACAATCACTTGTTCACTACTGTGAACACGTGGTTCTAACTCATAAGGTATGCacattagagcccatgtttagtagacttATTTTCTTGGTTTTGTCCATACTAGCTCGTCTGAAAACATGGAAAGGAAAGACGTTACACTATCAGAGATGAACAAGTACTAATaactcttaaggtaagcattttagattcCATGGTTACcagacatgtttttcttgttttgatccatactaacatctctgaaagtttgtcggcagAGATATGATTCACCCTGTATTTTCGCTTCGCGCCAAGTTTTCAAAGGTTCGCATCTACAGAGCCATCTTGGGAGCAAATTCAAGATTTACATCTGTGAGATAAAAGAACAGCCACCAGGTGAAAACATTGCTCCAGACGGACGCGGTTTTTAAGGCGCTGGTCTCCGCTTTCGGGAGGGTCGCGGCACCCGGCCGGCGGCAAGAACGCGCATAACAAACTAGTTAGGGGGCGGCGCTTGTGGTAACACCTCACGTAACTCATCTGGCGGCAAATTACGTGGCGGTCCGGGCGGCGCGCGAATATTAACGATAGCGGCGGACTCGCCTATTCTTGGGAAACGTCCGGCGGTGATGGAGTGGGGGCGCGCGCCCTATCTCTGGGCGGCGCCGCCCCGGGCCAGGGGCTATATTGCAGCACAGCACGGGCCGGGAAAAGTAGACGTCTCATCCAGCGGATTCTCACCCAACTGCGGCAGTGGGGATGGTCACGTCGTCACAGCAGAAGGCATCGCTGTCAGTCTGACTACCTGGTCAAGGCAAGCGTATGCATCCAGTATTGCTTGTCTTCCAAAACACTGTCGATTCTACAAC is from Schistocerca cancellata isolate TAMUIC-IGC-003103 chromosome 6, iqSchCanc2.1, whole genome shotgun sequence and encodes:
- the LOC126191457 gene encoding spidroin-1-like yields the protein MQPLSALSALLLALVAPSWATTNGRGIVYEIHDVPDKGEAIATAQSYPVGVGVGVGGLGLGYGGGLGGAGLGSYYPVAAYGVGGLGGVGVGVGGVGGLGGVGGGGGFASGKALNSYGGGGYAGGLSGGGGLAQSGGYAAGGGKKGEAGALSSVAFSGGQGARAVNKADQGFYGGAAGGLNNYNQGGAFQHGLARGQQALTAGAVKAGGGHRKGHSSKGFQNYHHKDESGQTSTFFDEASDEGDHFKYTGQQGGFGVQDGSQYGGKLEDARFAAEQAARKGGFGHGFAVDDASGHKGSRGQQAFYGGEQGYGQSAAYDDFGKKVAQQGQQFGGQHGASYGQGFSKGGYGGVGGYY